A genomic region of Oceaniferula marina contains the following coding sequences:
- the mazG gene encoding nucleoside triphosphate pyrophosphohydrolase → MTDQEMIDCPEDGVQMQRLRAIMHRLRAPGGCPWDAEQTHESLLTNLIEEAYETVDTIQRGDWEHLKEELGDLLLQVVFHSELAEEAGRYSFDDVARGVSDKLVRRHPHVYGEAQVEDTDGVLSQWEAIKRLEKGGEDQAYLDKTGKGLPAMLRAFKLQKKAAKVGFDWPDDAGVIDKIKEELAEVEDELEAGDKQALSEEIGDLLFSVVNLARRHRLDPELLLESTNVKFEQRFDAMDKALVAEGVNLSSATLEQMETQWQAAK, encoded by the coding sequence ATGACAGACCAGGAAATGATTGATTGCCCCGAAGACGGGGTTCAGATGCAAAGGCTGAGAGCCATTATGCACCGGCTTCGTGCTCCGGGAGGCTGCCCATGGGATGCGGAGCAAACGCATGAAAGCTTATTGACCAATTTGATTGAAGAGGCGTATGAGACCGTGGATACGATCCAGCGCGGTGACTGGGAGCACCTCAAGGAAGAGCTTGGCGATTTGTTGTTGCAGGTGGTTTTTCACAGTGAGTTGGCTGAAGAGGCGGGAAGGTATAGTTTTGATGATGTGGCTCGAGGGGTCAGTGATAAGCTGGTGCGGCGTCATCCACATGTTTATGGAGAGGCGCAGGTTGAGGACACGGATGGCGTTCTCAGCCAATGGGAAGCGATCAAGCGCTTGGAAAAAGGAGGAGAGGATCAAGCCTATCTGGATAAGACCGGGAAGGGACTGCCGGCGATGTTACGGGCATTCAAGTTGCAAAAAAAAGCGGCCAAGGTGGGCTTTGATTGGCCGGATGATGCGGGTGTGATCGATAAAATCAAAGAGGAGTTGGCCGAGGTTGAAGACGAATTGGAGGCCGGAGACAAGCAGGCTTTATCTGAGGAAATTGGCGACTTGTTGTTTTCTGTTGTGAACCTTGCACGCAGGCACCGCTTGGACCCTGAGTTGCTGCTTGAGTCCACGAATGTCAAATTCGAGCAGCGCTTCGATGCCATGGATAAGGCTCTGGTTGCCGAAGGAGTGAATTTATCCTCGGCCACGCTGGAACAGATGGAGACCCAATGGCAGGCCGCAAAATGA
- the trhA gene encoding PAQR family membrane homeostasis protein TrhA, translated as MSKERSHLCDSPAEEIASVVTHTIAALLSIAGLVAMIIASEGEALNIVSASIFGACLILLYSASSLYHAFSSPKVKSFFQVLDHACIYLLIAGSYTPLTLVAMQGAWGWSIFGIVWFCAIAGVLLKTCLKGKKDSKLSTILYLVMGWMIVVAIKPLMASIDPGGLAWIVAGGVTYSLGVIFYAWEKLIFNHAIWHLFVLGGSACHVIAYVFYVL; from the coding sequence ATGAGCAAAGAACGATCCCATCTCTGTGACTCACCGGCCGAGGAAATCGCCAGTGTCGTCACCCACACCATCGCCGCCCTGCTCAGTATCGCCGGCTTGGTGGCCATGATCATCGCATCCGAAGGAGAAGCTCTGAATATCGTCAGTGCCAGCATCTTTGGAGCCTGCCTGATCCTACTCTATTCTGCATCCTCACTCTACCATGCCTTCAGCAGTCCGAAGGTTAAATCATTTTTTCAAGTGCTGGACCATGCCTGCATCTACCTGTTGATTGCGGGTTCCTACACCCCTCTGACATTGGTCGCCATGCAAGGAGCCTGGGGCTGGTCCATCTTCGGCATTGTCTGGTTTTGTGCCATTGCAGGTGTCCTGTTGAAGACCTGCCTCAAGGGCAAAAAGGACTCCAAACTCTCGACCATTCTCTATCTGGTCATGGGCTGGATGATTGTCGTTGCCATCAAACCACTGATGGCATCCATCGATCCCGGAGGCCTCGCATGGATCGTCGCCGGTGGGGTCACCTACTCGCTAGGGGTCATCTTTTACGCTTGGGAAAAACTCATCTTCAACCATGCCATCTGGCACCTCTTTGTCCTGGGCGGCAGCGCCTGCCATGTGATTGCTTACGTGTTTTACGTCCTGTAA
- a CDS encoding BatA domain-containing protein, giving the protein MSFLQQSLLWGLFAASIPIIIHLLNRRRHRTVQWAAMEFLLKATRESRGKKKLKYLIILACRTLAIAALIFAIARPLVGGFLGWGGGKIDTVILILDRSSSMEQFSPGSTLSKRESALASVHQSLKELDSPRLVLIDSASGKAQDVPSPDALQELTATSATDTQSSIPVLISSAIDYILDNTPGRAEIWVASDLQQSDWAPEQGRWDAIQAGISDLPQDTTLRILSLPSPAKENTAVRVHAARRSGEELVLDIELKRSHNDGPSSIPVTYSLNGTRSSDKVTVNGQTYQFQKRLPLGKREGVGHGFVAIPSDSNPRDNVAYFAYGEDAPTATYIVSEGGESPTWLSLASAPPGFEKQQSIQLDPSKAHQIKWAQAALVIWQAPMPEGPVAQEFSRYIESGGAAVMLPPRGDSNRSFLGLSWGELSNAPRGQYFIVDQWDHADGPLRDGMEGTPVPVPRLKAIKRRNIDGEALTLASWDDKQPFLVRRTLGEGTAVFVSTLPDYTWSNLGDADVLLPAIQRMIAVGDTRFGSAFAAIAGSQQSFTSHGENRSRLDTYAKSNSSNAPYEAGVWKLGDRLIASNRPATEDQWQILTQNQLDQMLEDIPYKLFEDQGQADSLTREIWRAFLIATLVFLITEALLCLQPKIKKS; this is encoded by the coding sequence ATGTCCTTCCTTCAACAATCTTTGCTCTGGGGACTCTTCGCAGCAAGCATCCCCATCATCATCCACCTGCTCAACCGCAGGAGGCACCGCACTGTGCAGTGGGCAGCCATGGAGTTCCTGCTCAAAGCTACCCGGGAATCACGAGGCAAAAAGAAACTCAAGTATCTCATCATCCTTGCCTGCCGAACACTCGCCATCGCCGCTCTCATCTTCGCCATCGCCCGACCACTGGTCGGCGGGTTCCTTGGCTGGGGCGGAGGAAAAATCGACACGGTCATTCTGATTCTTGACCGCTCGAGCAGCATGGAACAATTCTCCCCCGGAAGCACCCTGAGCAAAAGGGAAAGCGCTCTGGCCAGCGTCCACCAATCACTCAAAGAGCTCGACTCCCCCCGTCTGGTCCTGATCGACAGCGCGAGCGGAAAAGCCCAGGATGTTCCCAGCCCGGATGCCCTTCAGGAGCTCACGGCCACCTCGGCCACCGACACCCAGAGTTCGATCCCGGTTCTGATTTCATCCGCCATCGATTACATTCTCGACAATACCCCGGGACGAGCAGAAATCTGGGTAGCCAGCGACCTCCAGCAATCTGACTGGGCACCGGAACAAGGCCGTTGGGACGCCATTCAAGCCGGAATCAGCGACCTCCCCCAAGACACCACCCTGAGAATCCTTTCCCTGCCATCACCAGCCAAGGAAAACACCGCCGTTCGAGTCCACGCAGCAAGACGCAGCGGCGAAGAACTCGTTCTGGATATCGAACTCAAACGCAGCCACAATGACGGGCCGTCCTCGATCCCCGTCACCTACAGCCTGAACGGCACCCGCAGTTCGGATAAAGTCACCGTCAACGGCCAAACCTATCAATTTCAAAAACGCCTTCCACTTGGCAAACGAGAAGGGGTAGGCCATGGATTTGTCGCCATCCCATCAGACAGCAACCCGCGCGACAACGTAGCCTATTTTGCCTACGGCGAGGATGCGCCCACCGCGACCTACATCGTCAGTGAAGGAGGGGAATCACCCACTTGGCTCAGTTTGGCATCCGCTCCTCCCGGATTTGAAAAACAACAAAGCATCCAGCTCGACCCGTCGAAAGCCCACCAAATCAAATGGGCACAGGCTGCGCTCGTCATCTGGCAGGCCCCAATGCCCGAAGGACCGGTTGCCCAGGAATTCTCCCGCTACATCGAATCCGGAGGTGCCGCTGTTATGCTCCCACCCCGGGGCGACTCAAACCGATCATTTCTTGGCCTCAGCTGGGGAGAACTCAGCAATGCCCCCCGTGGTCAGTATTTCATCGTCGACCAGTGGGATCATGCGGATGGTCCCTTGCGTGACGGCATGGAAGGCACACCGGTTCCTGTCCCCCGGCTCAAAGCCATCAAACGAAGAAATATCGATGGAGAGGCCCTGACTCTCGCCTCCTGGGATGACAAACAGCCGTTCCTCGTCCGCAGAACCCTTGGGGAAGGCACCGCCGTGTTTGTATCAACCCTCCCCGATTACACCTGGTCGAACCTTGGCGATGCCGATGTTCTGCTCCCGGCCATCCAGCGCATGATCGCCGTGGGTGACACCCGCTTCGGCTCCGCATTTGCGGCCATTGCAGGAAGTCAACAAAGCTTCACCTCACACGGAGAAAACCGATCCCGACTGGACACCTACGCCAAATCAAATTCAAGCAACGCTCCCTACGAAGCGGGCGTCTGGAAACTCGGAGACCGACTGATCGCCAGCAACCGGCCGGCAACAGAGGATCAGTGGCAAATCCTGACCCAAAACCAGCTTGACCAAATGCTGGAGGATATCCCCTACAAACTCTTCGAAGACCAAGGACAAGCAGATAGCCTGACCCGGGAAATCTGGCGAGCCTTCCTCATCGCCACTCTCGTTTTCCTGATCACGGAAGCCCTACTCTGCCTGCAACCGAAAATCAAAAAGTCTTGA
- a CDS encoding AAA family ATPase, protein MDTPSSSDATEPTEPFAATDASESQAPEPFAETAPTSKTTPPPTATISTPEGDYLPNDDVAAIDKLGEVYKAFKEEIGKVIIGQEEVIEQLAICLFSRGHSLLMGVPGLAKTLLVSSVAETMDLTFNRIQFTPDLMPADITGTDIIQETDAGHREFEFIKGPVFANLVLADEINRAPAKTQSAMLEAMQENMVTVLGKTYRLDKPFFVLATQNPVEQEGTYPLPEAQLDRFMFLINVDYPSHEEELRIARETTGVAKSALKHILNGQQVMDFQDLVRRMPVPDHIYEYAVEIVRKTRPGTEASPEWIGEYVAWGAGPRAVQYLVLGAKARAALNGSYMARLEDIEAVARPVLTHRVLTNFAAESQGMTAAKVVDRLVEEMKEA, encoded by the coding sequence ATGGACACACCTTCTTCCTCAGACGCCACCGAACCAACCGAACCCTTCGCAGCCACAGACGCTTCGGAATCTCAAGCACCCGAACCCTTCGCAGAAACCGCGCCAACGTCAAAAACCACGCCTCCACCAACGGCTACGATTTCCACGCCCGAAGGCGATTATTTGCCCAATGACGACGTTGCAGCCATCGACAAACTCGGGGAGGTCTACAAAGCGTTTAAAGAAGAGATTGGCAAGGTTATCATCGGCCAGGAAGAAGTCATCGAACAGCTGGCCATCTGCCTTTTCTCACGTGGTCACTCACTGCTGATGGGGGTCCCCGGACTCGCCAAAACCCTGCTTGTTTCCTCGGTTGCCGAAACCATGGACCTGACATTCAACCGAATTCAGTTCACTCCGGACCTCATGCCAGCCGACATTACCGGAACCGACATCATTCAGGAAACAGATGCCGGCCACCGGGAATTCGAATTCATCAAAGGCCCCGTCTTTGCCAATCTGGTTCTCGCAGACGAAATCAACCGAGCACCAGCGAAAACCCAGTCCGCCATGCTCGAGGCGATGCAGGAAAACATGGTCACCGTACTCGGTAAAACCTACCGACTCGACAAACCGTTCTTTGTCCTCGCCACCCAGAACCCGGTTGAGCAAGAAGGAACCTACCCTCTTCCAGAAGCCCAGCTCGACCGCTTCATGTTCTTGATCAACGTCGATTACCCAAGCCATGAAGAAGAGCTCCGCATCGCCCGGGAAACCACAGGTGTAGCCAAAAGCGCATTGAAGCACATCCTCAACGGCCAACAAGTCATGGACTTCCAAGACCTCGTTCGCAGGATGCCCGTTCCCGATCACATCTACGAATATGCTGTGGAAATCGTTCGCAAAACCCGCCCGGGAACCGAAGCCTCACCGGAATGGATCGGCGAATACGTCGCTTGGGGTGCAGGCCCCCGCGCCGTTCAATACCTCGTCCTCGGAGCCAAGGCCCGTGCGGCGCTCAATGGATCCTATATGGCAAGGTTAGAAGACATCGAAGCCGTTGCCCGCCCCGTGCTCACCCACCGAGTTCTCACCAACTTCGCAGCTGAATCCCAGGGAATGACCGCGGCCAAGGTCGTTGATCGACTCGTGGAAGAAATGAAGGAAGCCTGA
- a CDS encoding pyruvate carboxylase subunit B: protein METKPVIFNNTVLRDGHQSLAATRMKTEQMLDACPILDSMGYGSLETWGGATIDAGLRFLNEFPFDRLDALKAACPKTPHMMLLRGQNIVQYAHFPNDVVEAFIHSSAKHGMDIFRIFDALNDPRNMECAIKAAKAAGKQAHGVICYTTSPVHNVESFVQLGIKLESMGADAIVVKDMAGLIPPQSAKEIVSGLKENIQIPVWIHTHETAGLGAATYLAAIDAGVDAIDVSIAPFANGTGQPDALRMLALLDGHPRKPEISPEYLEQLEQLRQHFTEVYGELSDYTNHRNEVVDSDTLRYQVPGGMLSNFRNQLKEQKMEDKFEDVFAEIPVVREALGWIPLVTPTSQIVGVQAMLNVKFGRWKNFSPQAMDIALGYYGSTPAPVDPEVQKLAAKQAGKDPITCRPADLKEPGMDKLREELEAKGYPSDDEHCVIHAMFPMQLDDYYNSKKKAEEKAEAPAKATPAAETAAVTTPTSPAGHPDAKVRNMSLTINGTAHHVLVEEL from the coding sequence ATGGAAACGAAACCAGTTATCTTCAACAACACCGTTCTTAGAGACGGCCATCAATCCCTCGCAGCGACTCGAATGAAAACCGAGCAAATGCTCGATGCCTGCCCGATTCTTGACAGCATGGGCTACGGATCACTCGAAACCTGGGGCGGTGCCACCATTGATGCCGGCCTCCGTTTTCTTAACGAGTTTCCCTTCGACCGCCTCGATGCCCTCAAAGCAGCCTGCCCAAAAACCCCACACATGATGTTGCTGCGCGGCCAAAACATCGTGCAATATGCCCACTTTCCCAACGACGTGGTTGAAGCCTTCATCCACAGTTCAGCCAAACACGGCATGGACATCTTCCGGATTTTTGACGCCCTCAATGATCCTCGCAACATGGAGTGCGCCATCAAAGCGGCCAAAGCCGCCGGCAAACAAGCCCACGGGGTGATTTGCTACACCACCAGTCCCGTGCACAACGTCGAAAGCTTTGTCCAGCTCGGCATCAAACTCGAATCCATGGGCGCCGATGCCATTGTCGTCAAAGACATGGCGGGCTTGATCCCACCACAGTCAGCCAAGGAGATCGTCTCCGGGCTCAAAGAAAACATTCAGATTCCCGTCTGGATTCACACCCATGAAACCGCCGGCCTCGGAGCCGCCACGTATCTGGCAGCCATTGACGCCGGAGTCGATGCCATCGATGTCTCCATCGCACCTTTTGCCAACGGCACAGGACAACCCGACGCCTTGCGTATGCTCGCACTGCTCGATGGCCACCCACGCAAACCTGAAATCAGTCCAGAATATCTGGAACAACTCGAACAACTGCGCCAGCACTTCACCGAGGTTTACGGAGAACTCTCAGACTACACCAACCACCGCAACGAGGTGGTCGACAGCGACACTCTGCGATACCAAGTACCAGGTGGCATGCTCAGCAACTTCCGCAACCAGCTCAAAGAGCAAAAGATGGAAGATAAATTCGAAGACGTCTTCGCCGAAATCCCGGTCGTGCGAGAAGCTCTCGGCTGGATTCCGCTGGTCACCCCAACATCCCAGATTGTCGGTGTGCAAGCCATGCTCAACGTCAAGTTCGGACGCTGGAAGAACTTCTCACCTCAAGCGATGGACATCGCACTCGGTTACTACGGCAGCACCCCTGCCCCGGTCGACCCCGAAGTTCAAAAGCTCGCAGCCAAACAAGCGGGAAAAGACCCGATCACCTGTCGCCCGGCCGATCTCAAGGAGCCAGGGATGGACAAATTACGGGAGGAACTCGAGGCCAAGGGATATCCAAGCGACGATGAACACTGCGTTATCCACGCCATGTTCCCAATGCAATTGGACGACTATTACAACAGCAAAAAGAAAGCGGAAGAAAAAGCCGAGGCTCCAGCCAAGGCAACCCCGGCTGCAGAAACGGCTGCTGTAACGACTCCGACTTCTCCAGCTGGCCATCCGGACGCCAAGGTTCGCAATATGTCACTGACCATCAACGGAACCGCCCACCACGTTCTGGTCGAAGAACTTTAA
- a CDS encoding rhomboid family intramembrane serine protease, whose amino-acid sequence MGIADRYYHQAPPNMPRQPSRLDGAPVIKWLLISNIAIFFLDILFFGKWLTVYGHFSVATVFWEGQVWRFLSFQFLHGHLGHLAFNMFALYMFGSFVERWWGSRKFIVFYLLSGCAGALLYSVLYQMGLFGKSPIDLGNGFEMPAEFIPLVGASAGIYACLVGVAVIAPNLQVRLLFPPIAMKMKTLAMVALAIAMFMTLTNGHNAGGEAGHLGGAVLGYLLMRYPACLSWIDRFGRPATGGRRQGRVVDAQEVRRKKIRPRVKINLDDSEVDRILDKVNREGLQSLTEKERETLRRAAGE is encoded by the coding sequence ATGGGAATTGCCGACCGCTACTATCATCAAGCTCCGCCGAATATGCCACGCCAGCCATCCCGTTTGGACGGGGCGCCTGTGATCAAGTGGTTACTGATCAGCAACATTGCGATTTTTTTTCTCGATATCTTGTTTTTTGGCAAGTGGCTCACCGTTTACGGTCATTTTAGTGTGGCAACGGTTTTCTGGGAGGGCCAAGTCTGGCGTTTTTTGAGTTTTCAGTTTTTGCATGGGCATTTAGGGCATCTGGCATTCAATATGTTTGCGTTGTATATGTTTGGCTCATTTGTCGAGCGTTGGTGGGGAAGTCGCAAATTTATCGTGTTTTATTTGCTGTCGGGTTGTGCGGGCGCGCTGTTGTATAGCGTGCTGTATCAGATGGGTTTATTTGGCAAGAGTCCGATCGACCTTGGGAATGGCTTTGAGATGCCTGCGGAGTTTATCCCGCTGGTTGGGGCTTCAGCCGGGATTTATGCTTGTTTGGTGGGCGTTGCGGTGATTGCTCCGAATTTACAGGTGCGGTTGCTTTTTCCTCCCATTGCGATGAAGATGAAGACCTTGGCGATGGTGGCTCTGGCTATTGCCATGTTTATGACGCTGACCAATGGGCACAATGCTGGCGGTGAAGCCGGCCATCTGGGGGGGGCTGTTCTGGGGTATTTATTGATGCGTTATCCCGCCTGCTTGTCATGGATCGACCGTTTTGGACGCCCTGCAACAGGGGGGCGAAGGCAAGGTCGGGTGGTGGATGCCCAGGAGGTTCGTCGAAAAAAGATCCGCCCCCGGGTGAAGATTAACCTCGACGATTCGGAGGTGGACCGCATTCTCGACAAAGTGAATCGGGAAGGCTTGCAGAGTTTGACGGAGAAGGAGCGCGAAACCCTTCGTCGTGCTGCGGGTGAGTGA
- a CDS encoding DUF58 domain-containing protein: MKYDFLDPDALARLGALPLESRHAMSGNVAGRHRSPHRGSSVEFAEYRKYVQGDDTRRLDWKAYARSDRYYIKEFEADTNLRAYFVLDASGSMGFSAADEARIQFARKLVANMAYLIVDQGDAAGLSVCKEKIHLEIPPTRRAAHLNHIFEVLDQTEPSGETGLIESLHTIAEKVGQRALVIILSDLFCNTPALGDALQHLRYRKHDIAVFHLLDQQEINFDFERPHRFVDMEDKTSIVAEPTLVAEEYRQAMRDFMRDVQVKCHDVHADYHLITTNQNFEAIIHDFLTSRLSKKGK; encoded by the coding sequence ATGAAATACGACTTCCTGGATCCGGATGCACTGGCAAGACTTGGGGCTCTGCCTCTCGAATCGCGCCATGCGATGAGCGGTAACGTCGCAGGACGACACCGCTCACCCCACCGTGGATCATCGGTTGAGTTCGCGGAATACCGGAAATACGTCCAGGGCGATGACACTCGCCGACTTGACTGGAAAGCCTACGCCCGATCGGACAGATACTACATCAAAGAGTTCGAAGCCGACACCAACCTTCGGGCCTACTTCGTGCTCGATGCCAGTGGCTCCATGGGCTTCAGCGCAGCAGATGAAGCCCGCATCCAGTTTGCACGCAAATTGGTCGCCAACATGGCCTACCTCATCGTCGACCAGGGAGACGCAGCAGGCCTCTCCGTCTGTAAGGAAAAAATCCACCTCGAGATTCCTCCGACCCGCAGAGCGGCCCACCTGAATCACATATTCGAAGTACTCGATCAAACAGAACCATCGGGAGAAACCGGACTGATTGAATCACTGCACACGATTGCAGAAAAAGTAGGCCAACGCGCCCTGGTCATCATTCTTTCCGACCTCTTCTGTAACACTCCGGCACTCGGGGACGCTCTCCAGCACCTGCGCTACCGCAAGCATGACATCGCAGTCTTCCACCTACTCGATCAACAGGAAATCAACTTTGATTTCGAACGCCCCCACCGCTTTGTCGACATGGAAGATAAAACGTCGATTGTCGCCGAGCCTACACTCGTCGCCGAGGAGTACCGACAGGCGATGCGCGACTTTATGAGAGATGTCCAGGTCAAGTGCCACGATGTGCACGCTGACTATCACCTCATAACGACCAACCAGAACTTTGAGGCCATCATTCACGATTTCCTCACCAGCCGACTCTCGAAAAAAGGAAAATAA
- a CDS encoding PP2C family protein-serine/threonine phosphatase: MNTTPPSTSADHKQNTSESSHKSAPKSSHKLELKLGVGFAVMAILISALLTAGLYKLSVGWLRDSLDQRIRDTVAIGSTCFSGEDFNQFTEPEQEGSSEFLQLQKHLRQIRDAANGYRFVYAVRKAPDGSIIFIVDAEEDPAEVSHLGEIYGDAGPSLKTHIDTMQEPMVEQDFYTDKWGTWLTGYAPIKGKDGKTCAILCMDVAASTIKEQERAFLWAAITAFAITLPLSLLVGVQLGRTLAKPIKALTQGAERIAGGDLDYTVKADSHDEIGELADAFNTMTGKLSHTLDDLQKSESELIEHRDHLEELVHKRTASLEEANQRMRKDLMSAAEVQQAFLPQHPPQMPGVDFAWNFTPCNELAGDMLDICKIDKHRVGLWVADVCGHGVASTLVSVSLSRLLSNLQDNGETEAPFSLPDGAAFLNEHFSWNSESMRYFTLLYGILDTRTHEFRYVSAGHPGPIRVTKDGKADNLPMSPPAIGILPNPEFIEHQVTLEPGDRIYLYTDGITEASNSEQEEFGELRLTEKLGKLRSNTLTGSIDALLKELSIWQDDEQPADDLSIVALELK, from the coding sequence TTGAATACAACTCCTCCATCAACATCAGCCGACCACAAGCAGAACACCAGCGAAAGCTCCCACAAAAGCGCTCCCAAAAGCTCCCACAAACTTGAGCTCAAGCTGGGCGTTGGCTTTGCGGTCATGGCGATTCTCATCTCCGCCTTGCTCACGGCCGGACTGTATAAACTTTCGGTCGGATGGCTACGCGACAGTCTGGACCAACGCATCCGTGACACCGTGGCTATTGGTAGCACCTGCTTCAGCGGTGAGGATTTCAACCAATTCACGGAGCCAGAGCAAGAGGGATCCTCCGAGTTCCTCCAACTCCAAAAACATCTGCGCCAAATCCGCGATGCGGCAAACGGCTACCGCTTTGTCTACGCCGTTCGCAAAGCACCAGACGGCAGCATCATCTTTATCGTCGATGCCGAAGAAGATCCGGCCGAGGTCAGCCATCTCGGAGAAATATACGGCGATGCCGGCCCGAGCCTGAAGACCCACATCGATACCATGCAGGAGCCCATGGTCGAACAAGATTTCTACACGGACAAATGGGGAACCTGGCTCACCGGCTACGCACCGATCAAAGGCAAAGATGGAAAAACCTGTGCCATCCTTTGTATGGACGTCGCTGCCAGCACCATCAAAGAACAAGAACGTGCCTTTCTTTGGGCTGCCATCACTGCTTTTGCCATCACCCTGCCCCTGTCACTTCTGGTCGGAGTTCAACTCGGCCGCACCTTGGCCAAGCCAATTAAAGCGCTTACCCAAGGGGCCGAACGCATTGCCGGGGGAGATCTCGATTACACCGTGAAGGCCGACAGCCATGATGAAATCGGAGAACTTGCCGATGCCTTCAACACCATGACGGGCAAACTAAGCCATACCCTTGATGACCTTCAAAAAAGTGAAAGCGAACTCATCGAACACCGCGACCACTTGGAAGAACTGGTCCACAAGCGTACCGCCAGCCTCGAGGAAGCCAACCAGAGAATGCGCAAGGACCTGATGTCCGCAGCCGAGGTCCAACAAGCATTCCTCCCCCAACACCCGCCCCAAATGCCAGGTGTCGACTTTGCGTGGAATTTCACCCCATGCAATGAACTGGCTGGAGATATGCTCGACATCTGTAAAATCGACAAACACCGCGTCGGCCTCTGGGTCGCCGATGTGTGTGGTCACGGCGTCGCATCCACACTGGTATCGGTCAGCCTCAGCCGGCTACTCAGCAATCTGCAGGACAATGGCGAAACGGAAGCCCCCTTCTCCCTTCCCGATGGGGCCGCATTCCTCAATGAACATTTCTCATGGAACTCCGAGTCCATGCGCTACTTCACCCTACTCTACGGCATCCTCGACACCCGCACCCACGAATTCCGCTACGTCTCAGCGGGACACCCTGGCCCAATCCGGGTGACAAAGGACGGTAAGGCCGACAACCTTCCCATGTCTCCTCCCGCCATTGGCATCCTCCCCAACCCGGAATTCATCGAACATCAGGTCACCCTGGAACCAGGAGACCGCATCTACCTCTACACCGATGGCATCACGGAAGCCAGCAACAGTGAACAGGAAGAATTCGGAGAACTGCGACTCACCGAAAAACTCGGCAAGCTGCGCTCCAACACACTCACCGGAAGCATCGATGCCCTGCTCAAGGAGCTGTCAATCTGGCAAGACGACGAACAGCCGGCAGACGACCTGTCAATCGTCGCGCTGGAATTGAAATAA